The following are from one region of the Lolium rigidum isolate FL_2022 unplaced genomic scaffold, APGP_CSIRO_Lrig_0.1 contig_20310_1, whole genome shotgun sequence genome:
- the LOC124680598 gene encoding uncharacterized protein LOC124680598, which produces MLAAEAEPMLSEVAEPMLSEEEEEESDSDSDSEGEDEWRRCRLCDCMCRWTFFPSCARRRVAPGVDYDSLPDADAADHHLPAWSLLAGVADGASSTLRVFRLRVARSGRILGRSNDALDVFHDIALAKPPGYTFKAGVAPLASDGCSLCVLHHTLEQQPQALQLTMQPQPQEMPLPEIDGTTADHCIPISADGQTWALSATPQCHGINTALSLVMRRLVPVSGGGTRWELVGSPFTSPPLHHPLPPWTDRLLQGYAVIPDAKLILVSFLQYGLFLTFDTDSGSWTRVLTDTDN; this is translated from the coding sequence ATGCTGGCGGCGGAGGCAGAGCCGATGCTGTCGGAGGTGGCGGAGCCGATgctgtcggaggaggaggaggaggagtcggacTCGGACTCGGACTCGGAGGGGGAGGACGAGTGGCGTAGGTGCCGTTTGTGCGATTGCATGTGCCGCTGGACCTTTTTTCCCTCGTGCgctcgccgccgcgtcgcccCAGGGGTTGACTACGACAGCCTccccgacgccgacgccgccgacCACCACCTCCCCGCCTGGTCGCTGCTAGCCGGCGTTGCCGACGGCGCCTCCTCCACCCTACGGGTGTTCCGCCTCCGCGTCGCGCGATCCGGCCGTATCCTCGGCCGGAGCAACGACGCGCTTGATGTCTTCCACGACATCGCCCTCGCCAAGCCGCCGGGGTACACCTTCAAAGCTGGCGTCGCCCCCCTGGCTTCCGACGGCTGCTCGCTCTGCGTCCTGCATCACACACTTGAGCAGCAACCCCAGGCCCTGCAGCTAACtatgcagccgcagccgcaggAGATGCCTCTGCCGGAGATTGATGGGACCACCGCTGACCATTGCATACCCATCTCCGCCGACGGCCAGACCTGGGCTCTGTCCGCCACCCCGCAATGTCATGGCATCAACACGGCGCTCAGCTTGGTCATGCGACGCCTTGTCCCCGTGTCCGGTGGCGGGACGCGGTGGGAGCTTGTCGGGAGCCCCTTCACCAGCCCACCCTTACACCACCCCTTGCCCCCGTGGACTGACAGGTTGCTCCAGGGCTACGCCGTGATCCCCGACGCCAAACTCATCCTCGTCTCCTTCCTACAATACGGCCTCTTCTTAACCTTCGACACTGACTCAGGCAGCTGGACTCGGGTGCTCACCGACACCGACAATTAA
- the LOC124680599 gene encoding uncharacterized protein LOC124680599: MLAAEAEAAEPMLSEESEGESPSDGEEPEPDGEEKRRRCRLCDCLCYWINFPSGADRRVAPGIDYVRLPDADHHPPAWSLLVGVADGASSSLRVSRLRVARSGRILGRSDDALEIFHDIALAKPPEYTFQAGVAPLGRSLCVVHHQYLEQTQALQLTLQPPKPQEMPLPEIEGTSTPDLCTPISMDDGHIWALSATLQRDVRSLIVAMRRLVGRRWELVGSPFTCPPFHYPLPPWGGSYVQGYAMIPDAKLILVSFLQYGLFFTFATDSGSWTRVLTDTDKTRSQRYLPILNRAIYVQHHKAVYFLMDNAIYAYKLTYQKDDQGGMQQLKLDLPVLIDFVCPFKSDHGYGLLTRLSSHLMCAVWISLASYDKCPCDNLHAIVTTFYLHDAQDPAQGGIKVLHSTYRRLDMAPNPAANQQFCFLQEYEDQGSVALQQRGEEEEGLTCSQHVEHPSKMLSCCRSMMKMRSTPPSGPSRTLPVDPASRQQVCSSSHAVPVKPATTTIKKDLIIICQAGSRSVIYQTGAMDDDVKPLEPCYAADVGDHDWHFFQSGSKIHAVSSIRAGMLEFSLNKDRQTFERPVWRPSTGPFVMVIRVGQETIALTDTLQVYHQTQFNYGSTTSTSWLRYMADESDVVGRRVVISGYVAMNDESFMVCDAVTCSCLLFDLAAKRWLVVVPLAAFKENPPPPVCIKDLLINGKCVFVDGFIYTCRNGGLAAFELLVVDCSLYLSKPIILPLPRREHCVGEDMCLDYAGKDMDSGANLFYVVQGVYSPPKHGVRITTVKVKTQRTANNKMKPAGIDHMDSVTRFIHNIEAMDTRCCFAVSCA, encoded by the exons ATGCTGGCGGCGGAGGCAGAGGCGGCGGAGCCGATGCTGTCGGAGGAGTCGGAGGGAGAGTCGCCGTCGGATGGGGAGGAGCCGGAGCCGGATGGGGAGGAGAAGCGGCGGAGGTGCCGTCTGTGCGATTGCCTGTGCTACTGGATCAACTTTCCCTCTGGTGCTGACCGCCGCGTCGCCCCCGGGATCGACTACGTCCGCCTCCCCGACGCCGACCACCACCCTCCCGCCTGGTCGCTGCTGGTCGGAGTTGCCgacggcgcctcctcctccctacGGGTGAGCCGCCTCCGCGTGGCGCGATCCGGCCGTATCCTCGGCCGGAGCGACGACGCGCTCGAGATCTTCCACGACATCGCCCTCGCCAAGCCGCCGGAGTACACCTTCCAAGCTGGCGTCGCCCCCCTCGGCCGCTCGCTCTGCGTCGTGCATCACCAGTATCTTGAGCAAACCCAGGCCCTGCAGCTAACTCTGCAGCCGCCCAAGCCGCAGGAGATGCCTCTACCGGAGATTGAAGGGACGTCCACCCCTGACCTTTGCACGCCCATCTCCATGGACGACGGCCACATCTGGGCTCTGTCCGCCACCCTGCAACGTGATGTCAGGTCGTTAATCGTGGCCATGCGACGCCTTGTCGGGAGGCGGTGGGAGCTTGTCGGGAGCCCCTTCACCTGCCCACCCTTTCACTACCCCTTGCCCCCCTGGGGTGGCAGCTACGTCCAGGGCTACGCCATGATCCCCGACGCCAAACTCATCCTCGTCTCCTTCCTACAATacggcctcttcttcaccttcgccACCGACTCCGGCAGCTGGACTAGGGTGCTCACCGACACCGACAAAACAAGGTCGCAACGCTACCTCCCTATCCTTAACCGCGCCATATATGTCCAACACCACAAAGCCGTCTACTTTCTCATGGACAACGCCATCTATGCCTACAAGCTCACCTACCAAAAGGATGATCAGGGGGGGATGCAGCAGCTCAAGCTGGATCTGCCCGTCCTCATCGACTTTGTCTGCCCTTTCAAATCCGACCATGGCTATGGCTTACTCACCCGCCTTTCCAGCCACCTCATGTGCGCTGTCTGGATCAGTCTGGCGTCGTACGACAAATGCCCGTGCGACAACCTGCATGCCATCGTCACCACCTTCTACCTCCATGACGCCCAGGACCCGGCTCAGGGAGGAATCAAGGTGCTGCACTCCACTTACCGCAGGCTAGACATGGCACCCAATCCGGCAGCAAACCAACAATTCTGCTTTCTACA GGAGTACGAGGACCAGGGCTCTGTGGCGCTGCAGCAacgtggagaagaggaagagggtctAACCTGTTCCCAGCACGTCGAGCATCCATCCAAGATGCTTAGTTGTTGCAGATCCATGATGAAAATGCGCTCAACTCCTCCCTCAGGACCGAGTCGCACCCTGCCGGTTGATCCTGCTTCAAGACAACAAGTCTGTTCTTCAAGCCATGCTGTGCCTGTGAAGCCGGCTACAACAACTATCAAGAAAGATCTGATTATCATTTGCCAAGCTGGCTCACGATCAGTCATCTATCAGACAGGCGCCATGGATGACGATGTCAAGCCCCTTGAACCGTGCTATGCTGCAGATGTGGGTGATCATGATTGGCACTTTTTCCAGAGTGGCTCAAAAATACACGCAGTCTCGTCCATAAGAGCAGGCATGCTTGAGTTTAGTCTCAACAAGGACAGGCAGACTTTCGAGCGACCTGTATGGCGTCCTAGTACTGGTCCTTTCGTTATGGTTATCAGAGTTGGCCAAGAGACCATTGCTCTTACTGATACTCTGCAAGTTTACCATCAGACACAGTTCAATTATGGATCCACCACCTCAACCTCATGGTTGCGTTACATGGCAGATGAATCGGATGTCGTCGGCAGGAGGGTAGTTATCTCTGGATATGTGGCAATGAACGATGAATCGTTCATGGTTTGCGATGCTGTCACATGCTCATGTCTTCTGTTTGACTTGGCTGCCAAACGATGGCTTGTTGTCGTGCCTTTGGCTGCTTTCAAAGAAAACCCGCCACCGCCTGTCTGTATAAAGGACCTCCTAATAAATGGTAAATGTGTATTTGTCGATGGCTTTATCTACACCTGCAGAAATGGAGGGCTTGCTGCTTTTGAACTGCTTGTTGTAGACTGCTCTCTTTACCTCAGCAAGCCGATCATTTTGCCGCTCCCACGGCGCGAACATTGTGTGGGTGAGGACATGTGTTTGGATTATGCTGGCAAAGATATGGACTCCGGTGCTAATTTGTTCTACGTGGTGCAAG GTGTATATTCTCCGCCCAAGCATGGTGTACGGATCACCACGGTCAAGGTTAAGACTCAAAGAACAGCCAACAACAAAATGAAGCCGGCCGGAATCGATCATATGGACAGTGTCACGCGTTTCATACATAACATCGAAGCTATGGATACAAGATGCTGCTTTGCGGTCTCTTGTGCGTGA